One part of the Mesorhizobium sp. M4B.F.Ca.ET.058.02.1.1 genome encodes these proteins:
- a CDS encoding cytochrome P450 has product MIKLKYFDKVRAAQKSQRPLSEMPPFDIERLRAKGLASRIANFFFGDPRWALALLRRFKPSLGFGNFLLVTRNADVRDILERGEEFETPYGPEMAELARGSNFILGMQDGAAYRQMKSSVLSAFPPAEVEAKVRPIAARHSKDIMAAASPGFDAIGGLMKIVPVHICRDYFGLEIDDESEFADWAIALSALFFSDPTAKPATRELAVVGGDRLIKLIDRSIDAIREKGAKNEQPLARLVALLDQGRMSRPDIHSIMLGMIAGFVPTNVLAGGNCLDVILSRPDARQAIDAALAENDTAKLDRAIMEAMRFKPIWVGPWRYTSRDTVIAKGTPRERLVKAGTVVMPATLSAMFDPEAVQNPNDFDTTRPYRDYLVFGHGIHLCIGAEIARIQIGESLRALFGKEKLRRAPGKAGRLVNIGAYPESLKVDFEQPALCRTVDQSMVTVVCPVVRTVPLDAIRDKVATLGNPANEEISAALDISATIHFTSLAVAGTGEIDDASGLEKGALVLEISGDGSAGEVIDAVSQAIGHRLRPIFKDVCGLPEGGSLSDFLRRHNIEISPSFGSNAGLVFSGTPGHSVRRILAEAELADTVRGIAEQPRAGNGDAAMVLAEARRHVHSLGRFDWAFQPAESQLENPPGKWWRAITTTLLAPPMLVAVAVVVLVCWKLTYKLVFGDPSGLSFTTIAIAGTALLLAVLGLIAMIVVALGVCFIALRRLEDIDRPHNTPVDLDALDKIIVHEDRAAQNHMTAISTMKVGTLRRLALRLSFYLISITARKVFRPGFLGTINTIHFARWVLLPGTNRLMFFSNYGGSWESYLEDFIAKAASGLTGVWSNTEGYPRTRWLFLDGARDGDRFKRWARRQQVPTLFWYSAYRELNTAAIRINSRIRRGIASATDNEARDWLSLFGSLPRLATERTTVQKTTSLLANISSAFPPPLEQQLETGEIQSIFFGPFGSLAHAHMMAIAIPQTLSRASRRAWLEFVVARASFGDGVPRERAMTLAFGPDGLRRLGLDGGVEGDPLGTFPVAFRHGMGNPERSRILDDLGDSVPDKWQWGSLQKPVDAVVVCYAESPEILKAELAALKKKTSSAGMVLVSELPLAVKREGKRAVEHFGFVDGVSQPIVRGTARANAGAAPMHLVAPGEFLFGYRDEHGFYPASPSVPAAQDRSGILSAVRRNRQIAGLPPPPHDFGRNGSFLVVRQFEQHVERFDDYCKAAAAQVAGETGNPAITPRWVAAKMLGRWPDGSSLVRNPDGRPGRGVDNDFTLGVEDPQGHRCPLGAHIRRSNPRDSLGEDRETQIQIGKRHRIIRVGRSYQKQDRKGAKVEKGLLFMCLNADIERQYEFMQQTWVSSTSFQGLVGEKDPTIGSRTDDGRFTIPSWEGVTVLKGIPQFVTTRGGGYFFMPSKSALRYLISRL; this is encoded by the coding sequence GTCCCGCATCGCGAACTTTTTCTTCGGCGATCCCCGCTGGGCCCTCGCGCTGCTGCGCCGCTTCAAGCCGAGTCTTGGCTTCGGCAATTTCCTGCTCGTCACCAGGAACGCCGACGTTCGCGACATATTGGAGCGCGGCGAGGAGTTCGAGACGCCCTACGGGCCGGAAATGGCCGAGCTGGCGCGCGGCTCGAACTTCATCCTCGGCATGCAGGACGGCGCCGCCTACCGGCAGATGAAATCGTCGGTGCTGAGCGCCTTTCCGCCGGCCGAGGTCGAGGCCAAGGTCAGGCCGATCGCGGCGCGCCATTCCAAGGACATCATGGCGGCCGCCAGCCCCGGCTTCGACGCCATCGGCGGGCTGATGAAGATCGTTCCGGTGCACATCTGCCGCGACTATTTCGGTTTGGAGATCGACGACGAATCCGAATTCGCCGACTGGGCGATCGCCTTGAGCGCGCTGTTCTTTTCCGATCCGACGGCAAAACCGGCCACGCGCGAGCTCGCGGTCGTCGGGGGCGACCGGCTGATCAAGCTCATCGACCGTTCCATCGACGCGATCAGGGAAAAGGGCGCCAAGAACGAGCAGCCGCTGGCGCGGCTCGTTGCCCTGCTCGATCAGGGCCGCATGTCGCGGCCGGACATTCATTCCATCATGCTTGGCATGATCGCCGGCTTCGTGCCGACCAACGTGCTGGCCGGCGGCAATTGCCTGGACGTCATCCTGTCCAGGCCAGACGCGCGGCAGGCAATCGACGCGGCGCTCGCCGAAAACGACACGGCGAAGCTCGACCGGGCCATCATGGAAGCCATGCGCTTCAAGCCGATCTGGGTCGGCCCCTGGCGCTACACCTCACGCGACACGGTTATCGCCAAAGGCACGCCCCGCGAGCGGCTGGTGAAGGCGGGAACGGTGGTGATGCCGGCCACGCTGTCGGCGATGTTCGACCCGGAGGCCGTGCAAAATCCCAACGATTTCGACACCACGCGTCCGTACCGCGATTACCTGGTCTTCGGCCACGGCATCCATCTGTGCATCGGCGCCGAGATCGCCAGGATCCAGATCGGCGAAAGCCTGCGCGCGCTGTTCGGCAAGGAGAAATTGCGCCGCGCGCCGGGCAAGGCCGGGCGACTAGTCAACATCGGCGCCTATCCGGAGAGCCTCAAGGTCGACTTCGAGCAGCCGGCGCTCTGCCGCACCGTCGACCAGTCGATGGTGACTGTGGTCTGCCCGGTCGTCCGGACCGTGCCGCTGGATGCCATCCGCGACAAGGTCGCCACGCTCGGCAATCCGGCCAACGAGGAGATCAGCGCCGCGCTCGACATCTCCGCCACCATCCATTTCACCAGCCTCGCCGTCGCCGGCACCGGCGAAATCGATGACGCTTCCGGTCTTGAGAAGGGTGCGCTTGTGCTCGAAATCTCCGGCGACGGCAGCGCCGGCGAGGTCATCGACGCCGTCTCCCAAGCCATCGGTCACCGGCTGCGGCCGATCTTCAAGGACGTCTGCGGCCTGCCCGAGGGCGGCTCGCTCAGCGACTTCCTGCGCAGGCACAATATCGAGATATCGCCGTCCTTTGGCAGCAACGCCGGGCTGGTGTTTTCCGGCACGCCGGGGCATTCGGTCCGCCGCATCCTGGCTGAAGCCGAGCTTGCCGACACCGTGCGCGGCATCGCCGAGCAGCCGCGCGCCGGCAACGGCGATGCCGCCATGGTGCTTGCCGAGGCCCGCCGGCATGTCCATTCGCTGGGTCGGTTCGACTGGGCTTTCCAGCCCGCCGAAAGCCAACTCGAAAATCCGCCCGGCAAATGGTGGCGGGCCATCACCACGACGTTGCTCGCGCCGCCGATGCTGGTCGCCGTCGCGGTCGTGGTGCTCGTCTGCTGGAAGCTGACCTACAAGCTGGTGTTCGGCGATCCGAGCGGCCTCAGCTTCACCACCATCGCAATTGCCGGCACGGCGCTTCTGCTGGCCGTGCTCGGGCTCATCGCGATGATAGTTGTGGCGCTTGGCGTCTGCTTCATCGCGTTACGGCGCCTCGAAGACATTGACCGTCCGCACAACACGCCCGTCGACCTTGATGCGCTGGACAAGATCATCGTGCATGAGGATCGCGCAGCGCAGAACCATATGACGGCGATCTCGACGATGAAGGTCGGAACCTTGCGACGTTTGGCGCTCCGGCTGTCTTTCTATCTGATCTCGATCACGGCGCGGAAAGTGTTTCGACCGGGCTTCCTCGGCACCATCAACACCATCCATTTCGCCCGCTGGGTGCTTTTGCCCGGAACCAACAGGCTGATGTTCTTCTCCAACTATGGCGGCAGCTGGGAAAGCTACCTGGAGGATTTCATCGCCAAGGCTGCTTCCGGGCTCACCGGCGTGTGGAGCAACACCGAAGGCTATCCCCGCACGCGATGGCTCTTCCTCGATGGCGCGCGCGACGGCGACCGGTTCAAACGCTGGGCACGGCGACAGCAGGTGCCGACTCTGTTCTGGTATTCGGCCTACCGCGAGCTCAACACCGCGGCCATCCGGATCAATTCCCGGATCAGGCGCGGCATTGCTTCGGCCACCGACAACGAGGCGCGCGACTGGCTGAGCCTGTTCGGTTCTCTGCCGCGGCTGGCGACCGAAAGAACCACCGTTCAAAAAACCACCTCGCTGCTGGCCAATATCAGTTCGGCCTTTCCGCCGCCTCTCGAGCAACAGCTGGAAACCGGCGAGATCCAGTCCATCTTCTTCGGTCCGTTCGGGTCGCTGGCGCACGCGCATATGATGGCGATTGCCATACCCCAGACCCTGTCCAGGGCGAGCCGCAGGGCCTGGCTCGAATTCGTCGTTGCCCGCGCGAGTTTTGGCGATGGCGTGCCGCGCGAGCGCGCCATGACGCTGGCATTCGGTCCTGACGGCCTTCGCCGCCTCGGACTGGACGGCGGCGTCGAGGGCGATCCGCTCGGCACGTTTCCTGTCGCCTTTCGCCACGGCATGGGCAATCCCGAACGCAGCCGCATCCTGGACGATCTCGGCGACAGCGTTCCCGACAAATGGCAATGGGGTTCACTGCAGAAGCCGGTGGACGCCGTCGTCGTCTGCTATGCCGAAAGCCCCGAGATCCTGAAGGCCGAGCTTGCCGCGCTGAAGAAAAAGACATCGAGCGCGGGGATGGTGCTGGTTTCGGAACTGCCGCTCGCGGTCAAGCGGGAAGGCAAGCGCGCCGTCGAGCATTTCGGCTTCGTCGACGGCGTGTCGCAGCCGATCGTGCGCGGCACGGCGCGCGCAAATGCGGGTGCTGCACCCATGCATCTGGTCGCGCCAGGCGAATTCCTGTTCGGCTATCGCGACGAGCACGGTTTCTACCCGGCTTCGCCGTCCGTCCCGGCCGCGCAGGACCGCTCCGGTATCCTGTCAGCGGTGCGCCGCAACCGGCAGATCGCCGGATTGCCACCCCCGCCGCACGATTTCGGCCGCAATGGCTCCTTTCTGGTCGTGCGCCAGTTCGAGCAGCACGTCGAGCGCTTCGACGATTATTGCAAGGCGGCAGCCGCGCAAGTGGCGGGCGAGACCGGCAATCCGGCGATCACGCCGCGCTGGGTGGCCGCCAAGATGCTCGGCCGCTGGCCGGACGGCAGTTCGCTGGTGCGCAACCCAGACGGCCGCCCCGGACGCGGCGTCGACAATGATTTCACCCTCGGCGTCGAGGACCCGCAGGGGCATCGTTGCCCGCTTGGCGCTCACATACGCCGCTCCAATCCGCGCGACTCGCTTGGCGAAGACCGCGAGACGCAGATCCAGATCGGCAAGCGCCACCGCATCATCCGCGTCGGCCGTTCCTACCAGAAGCAGGACCGGAAGGGCGCGAAGGTCGAGAAGGGCCTGCTCTTCATGTGCCTCAACGCCGACATCGAGCGCCAGTACGAATTCATGCAGCAGACCTGGGTCTCATCGACCTCGTTCCAGGGGCTGGTCGGTGAAAAGGATCCGACGATCGGTTCGCGCACCGACGATGGCAGGTTCACCATCCCGTCCTGGGAAGGCGTCACGGTCCTGAAGGGAATACCGCAATTCGTCACCACGCGGGGAGGTGGCTATTTCTTCATGCCGAGCAAATCCGCGCTGCGCTATCTGATCTCGCGGCTCTGA
- a CDS encoding Crp/Fnr family transcriptional regulator, producing the protein MAFASANDRNDLPRLARIDPGQFDLLFSGCKVERYAAGQHLFVQEDSADRIYGVMSGSVEISIYSPGGQKLVANIELSRSLVGEIGALDGRPRTATAICLTACELVSLSRTQLFDRIEKNPSLARAMIDLLCARLRWVSGELGDQAFFGIEARLAKRLVFLGGVMADGAGWIPISQSELGEFLGATRESVNKTLNDWRSRRIIEIKRGGLRITDARALATIAESQDDD; encoded by the coding sequence ATGGCTTTCGCCAGCGCGAACGACAGGAACGACCTGCCGCGCCTTGCGCGGATCGATCCAGGTCAGTTCGATCTTCTGTTCAGCGGTTGCAAGGTCGAGCGCTATGCGGCCGGCCAGCATCTGTTCGTCCAGGAGGATTCCGCCGATCGCATCTACGGCGTGATGAGCGGCTCGGTGGAAATCTCGATCTACTCGCCGGGCGGCCAGAAGCTGGTGGCCAATATCGAGCTGTCGCGTAGCCTGGTCGGCGAGATCGGCGCGCTCGACGGGCGCCCGCGCACGGCAACCGCCATCTGCCTCACGGCTTGCGAGCTGGTCTCGCTCAGCCGCACGCAACTCTTTGACCGTATTGAGAAAAACCCGTCGCTGGCGCGCGCCATGATCGACTTGCTGTGCGCACGGCTGCGCTGGGTCAGCGGCGAGCTTGGCGACCAGGCCTTCTTCGGCATCGAGGCCCGGCTGGCGAAACGTCTGGTGTTCCTGGGCGGGGTCATGGCTGATGGGGCCGGCTGGATACCGATATCGCAATCGGAGCTGGGCGAGTTCCTCGGCGCGACGCGCGAGTCGGTCAACAAGACGCTGAACGACTGGCGCAGCCGCCGGATCATCGAGATCAAGCGAGGTGGCCTGCGCATAACCGACGCCAGGGCGCTCGCTACCATTGCCGAATCGCAGGACGACGACTGA
- a CDS encoding phosphoglycolate phosphatase, producing the protein MTRPIIVFDLDGTLVDTAPDLLDSLNHSLAASELAAVDEAGFRRFVGHGGRVMIERAHAAQQRALAAEEHDRLLRLFLDHYTLNIPGKSRPYPGVVEALDRFKDADFLLAVCTNKYEANSVALIDALGLARYFAAIAGQDTFAFRKPDPRHLTETIRLAGGDPQRALMVGDSQTDIDTAKAAGIPVVAVDFGYTDRHVREFEPSAVISHFDALTLGLAERLIDAAR; encoded by the coding sequence ATGACCAGACCGATCATCGTGTTCGACCTCGACGGGACGCTCGTCGACACGGCGCCGGATCTGCTCGACAGCCTGAACCACAGCCTCGCCGCCAGCGAACTCGCGGCGGTCGACGAGGCAGGTTTCAGGCGCTTCGTCGGCCATGGCGGGCGGGTGATGATCGAGCGGGCGCATGCCGCGCAGCAGCGGGCGCTGGCGGCGGAGGAGCACGATCGGCTGCTAAGACTGTTCCTCGACCACTACACGCTCAACATTCCCGGCAAGTCGCGCCCCTACCCCGGCGTCGTCGAAGCGCTCGACCGCTTCAAGGACGCCGACTTCCTGCTCGCGGTCTGCACCAACAAATACGAGGCGAACTCGGTGGCGCTGATCGACGCGCTCGGTCTGGCGCGGTATTTCGCCGCGATCGCCGGCCAAGATACGTTTGCCTTCCGCAAACCCGACCCGCGCCATCTCACTGAAACCATCAGGCTGGCCGGCGGCGATCCGCAGCGCGCGCTGATGGTTGGCGATTCGCAGACCGATATCGACACCGCCAAGGCCGCCGGCATTCCGGTGGTGGCGGTCGATTTCGGCTATACCGATCGCCATGTCAGGGAATTCGAGCCGTCGGCCGTGATCTCGCATTTCGATGCGCTCACCCTCGGCCTGGCCGAGCGGCTGATCGACGCCGCGCGCTGA
- the rpiA gene encoding ribose-5-phosphate isomerase RpiA: MDARQLKVEAARAALGHVTDGMRLGIGTGSTAEEFVRLLAEKVATGLCVIGVPTSERTAALCRELGVPLSTLEETPELDLTVDGADEVDPALTLIKGGGGALLREKIVAAASGRMIVIADQSKMVETLGRFPLPIEVNKFGLRATEIAIGAAAAVLGLSGPVTLRMTGSQPFVTDGGHFILDASFGRIPDTRALSNALHAIPGVVEHGLFIGLASAAIIAGGDGIQTVHAARKPGSSIDHDVA; this comes from the coding sequence ATGGATGCGAGGCAACTGAAGGTCGAAGCCGCGCGGGCCGCCCTTGGCCATGTCACCGACGGCATGCGGCTTGGCATCGGCACCGGCTCGACGGCCGAGGAGTTCGTGCGCCTGCTCGCCGAGAAGGTCGCCACCGGGCTATGCGTCATCGGCGTGCCGACCTCGGAGCGCACCGCAGCACTTTGCCGCGAGCTCGGCGTGCCGCTGTCGACGCTCGAAGAGACGCCGGAGCTCGACCTCACTGTCGATGGCGCCGACGAGGTCGACCCGGCCCTCACGCTGATCAAGGGTGGCGGTGGCGCGCTGCTGCGCGAAAAGATCGTCGCGGCGGCGTCCGGGCGCATGATCGTGATCGCCGACCAGTCAAAGATGGTCGAGACGCTCGGCCGCTTTCCGCTGCCGATCGAAGTCAACAAATTCGGCCTGCGCGCGACCGAGATCGCGATCGGCGCGGCCGCCGCGGTCCTCGGCCTTTCCGGCCCGGTTACATTGAGGATGACGGGGAGCCAGCCATTTGTTACAGACGGCGGCCATTTTATCCTCGATGCATCTTTTGGCCGCATTCCGGATACAAGAGCGCTTTCGAATGCTCTCCACGCCATTCCAGGCGTTGTCGAGCATGGTCTTTTCATCGGGCTGGCGTCAGCGGCCATCATCGCCGGCGGCGACGGCATCCAAACCGTCCATGCCGCCCGAAAACCAGGGAGTTCTATCGACCATGATGTTGCATAA
- a CDS encoding DUF2059 domain-containing protein encodes MMLHNRVRRFSAALAASAVLALSSPAFAQDVSESHLKAARAAVAAIHATDPFDNILPQAAAALENQLIQKNPDMQELIGKTVSEKAMALAARRADLEKEAALAYAKVFSEKELNDIATFYSSDSGKKLLDSGPAVTRDLVKAADIWQNGVARDLAQQVGETLAAASKAAAPAAPAPADGAAPADGSAPADGDAPADNTQN; translated from the coding sequence ATGATGTTGCATAACCGGGTTCGCCGCTTCTCGGCCGCTCTGGCGGCTTCGGCTGTCCTTGCGTTGTCCTCGCCGGCGTTTGCGCAGGACGTCTCCGAATCGCACCTGAAGGCTGCGCGCGCCGCCGTCGCTGCCATCCATGCCACCGACCCGTTCGACAACATCCTGCCGCAGGCAGCGGCGGCGCTTGAGAACCAGCTTATCCAGAAGAACCCCGACATGCAGGAACTGATCGGCAAGACCGTCAGCGAGAAGGCGATGGCGCTGGCGGCGCGCCGCGCCGACCTTGAGAAGGAAGCAGCCCTTGCCTATGCCAAGGTGTTCTCCGAGAAGGAGCTCAACGACATCGCGACCTTCTACAGCTCCGATTCGGGCAAGAAGCTGCTGGACAGCGGTCCGGCAGTGACGCGCGATCTCGTCAAGGCAGCCGACATCTGGCAGAACGGCGTCGCCCGAGACCTCGCCCAGCAGGTGGGCGAAACGCTGGCTGCCGCGTCGAAGGCCGCCGCTCCGGCCGCGCCCGCTCCCGCGGATGGTGCCGCGCCGGCCGATGGCTCGGCTCCGGCTGACGGCGATGCGCCGGCCGACAACACGCAGAACTGA
- the gor gene encoding glutathione-disulfide reductase encodes MAGYDYDLFVIGGGSGGVRAARVAAALGKRVGIAEEYRYGGTCVIRGCVPKKLYVYASQFPEHFADAAGYGWSVPEASFDWPTLVANKDKEIARLEAIYEKNVKGAGGETFHSRAMLVDPHVVHLLGEDRTVTADQILIATGGRPAPHPALVGHEHCIFSNEAFDLKKLPKAIMIEGGGYIAVEFANIFHGLGVDTTLVYRGREILSRFDMDLRRTLHETMEKKGIKILCHAVSEWVRKRPDGRLDALVTGGKVLTVDQVMLAIGRIPNTENMGLEGVGIELTRTGAINVDKDSRTNIDNIWAIGDVTNRVQLTPVAIHEAMCFIESAFKGNPTAPDHDTIPTAVFSQPEIGTVGLSEDEAVKRFADIEVYRASFRPMRHTLSGRDEKMLMKLVVDGASGKVLGAHILGPDAGEMAQLLGIPLKAGLTKEDFDRTMAVHPTAAEELVTMYKPTYRVKNGERV; translated from the coding sequence ATGGCCGGTTACGACTACGATCTCTTCGTCATCGGCGGCGGCTCCGGAGGGGTGAGGGCGGCCCGTGTCGCGGCGGCGCTCGGCAAGCGCGTCGGCATCGCCGAGGAATACCGCTATGGCGGCACCTGCGTCATTCGCGGCTGCGTGCCGAAGAAGCTCTACGTCTATGCCTCGCAATTTCCCGAGCATTTTGCTGACGCCGCCGGCTACGGCTGGAGCGTGCCCGAGGCCAGTTTCGACTGGCCGACGTTGGTCGCCAACAAGGACAAGGAGATTGCCCGGCTGGAAGCCATCTACGAGAAGAACGTGAAAGGTGCCGGCGGCGAGACGTTCCATTCGCGCGCCATGCTGGTTGATCCGCATGTGGTGCATCTTCTCGGGGAGGATCGGACCGTCACCGCTGACCAGATCCTTATCGCAACCGGGGGCCGGCCGGCGCCGCATCCGGCCCTCGTCGGCCATGAGCACTGCATCTTTTCCAACGAAGCTTTCGACCTCAAGAAATTGCCGAAGGCAATCATGATCGAGGGCGGCGGCTACATCGCCGTCGAATTCGCCAACATCTTCCATGGGCTCGGCGTCGACACCACTCTGGTCTATCGCGGCAGGGAGATCCTGTCCCGCTTCGACATGGACCTCAGGCGCACACTGCACGAGACCATGGAAAAGAAGGGCATCAAGATCCTTTGCCATGCGGTGTCGGAATGGGTGCGCAAGCGGCCGGACGGGCGTCTGGACGCGCTCGTCACCGGCGGCAAGGTGCTGACCGTCGATCAGGTGATGCTTGCCATCGGCCGCATCCCCAACACCGAGAACATGGGCCTGGAAGGGGTCGGCATCGAACTCACCAGGACCGGCGCCATCAATGTCGACAAGGACTCGCGCACCAACATCGACAACATCTGGGCGATCGGCGACGTCACCAACCGCGTGCAGTTGACGCCGGTGGCGATCCATGAGGCGATGTGCTTCATCGAGTCCGCCTTCAAGGGCAACCCGACCGCGCCCGACCACGACACCATCCCGACGGCGGTGTTTTCGCAGCCGGAGATCGGCACCGTCGGCCTGTCGGAGGACGAGGCGGTCAAGCGCTTTGCCGACATCGAGGTTTATCGCGCCAGCTTCCGCCCGATGCGCCACACCCTGTCCGGTCGCGACGAGAAGATGCTGATGAAGCTGGTGGTCGACGGTGCCTCGGGGAAGGTGCTCGGCGCCCATATCCTCGGGCCGGATGCGGGCGAGATGGCGCAGCTTCTGGGGATTCCGCTGAAAGCAGGACTGACCAAGGAAGATTTCGACCGCACCATGGCCGTGCACCCGACGGCGGCGGAAGAACTGGTCACCATGTACAAGCCGACCTACCGGGTGAAGAACGGCGAGCGCGTCTGA
- the mgtE gene encoding magnesium transporter produces the protein MNEFAPVLDDGAVAIARVLANDHVADVVEALNHEPRETAIELLCAVPFERLVEIFDQPELESAPELVEALPRVKASKLLTAMSIDRAADILREIDEPARSELLGTLAPPLRATLLSILGYPEGSAASIMTTEFVSVPSDWTVGRTLDHIRKVERTRETVYAIYIVDPQTHLLVRSTGLRRLITGEPDDPILSVAPDRVPVTVTPLTDRETLAQTISKYDLLAVPVVDHGKLLGIVTIDDIIDTMVEETTEDVHRFGGMEALDEPYMKMGFLAMIQKRAGWLCALFISEMLTANAMQSYEGELEKAIVLTLFIPLIMSSGGNSGSQATSLVIRALALREIGLGDWWRVALRELPTGLVLGAILGVVGVCRITLWQYLGFYNYGPHWELIAATVGAALIGIVTFGSLSGSMLPFALKRIGFDPASASAPFVATLVDVTGLVIYFSVALVILRGTLL, from the coding sequence ATGAATGAATTCGCACCCGTATTGGACGACGGCGCCGTCGCCATCGCCCGTGTCCTCGCCAACGACCATGTCGCCGACGTCGTCGAGGCGCTCAACCACGAACCGCGCGAGACAGCCATAGAGCTGCTTTGCGCCGTGCCTTTCGAGCGGCTGGTCGAGATCTTCGACCAGCCCGAGCTCGAAAGCGCGCCGGAGCTCGTCGAAGCCTTGCCGCGCGTCAAGGCAAGCAAGCTCCTGACCGCTATGTCCATCGACCGCGCGGCCGACATCCTGCGCGAGATCGACGAGCCGGCGCGTTCCGAACTGCTCGGCACGCTCGCGCCGCCGCTGCGCGCGACGCTGCTTTCCATCCTCGGTTATCCCGAAGGCAGCGCTGCCTCGATCATGACGACGGAGTTCGTCAGCGTGCCGTCGGACTGGACCGTCGGCCGCACGCTCGACCACATCCGCAAGGTCGAGCGCACCCGCGAGACCGTCTATGCGATCTATATCGTCGATCCGCAAACGCACCTCCTTGTGCGCTCGACCGGCCTGCGGCGTCTGATCACCGGCGAGCCTGACGATCCGATCCTGTCGGTGGCGCCGGACCGCGTGCCGGTGACGGTCACGCCGCTGACCGATCGTGAGACGCTGGCGCAGACGATCTCCAAATACGACCTGCTCGCTGTACCGGTCGTCGACCACGGCAAGCTCCTCGGCATCGTCACCATCGACGACATCATCGACACGATGGTCGAGGAGACGACCGAGGACGTGCATCGCTTCGGCGGCATGGAGGCGCTCGACGAGCCCTATATGAAGATGGGCTTCCTCGCCATGATCCAGAAGCGAGCTGGCTGGCTCTGCGCCCTGTTCATCAGCGAGATGCTGACCGCCAATGCCATGCAAAGCTATGAAGGCGAGCTGGAGAAGGCGATCGTGCTGACGCTGTTCATCCCGCTGATCATGAGCTCGGGCGGCAATTCCGGCTCGCAGGCGACCTCGCTGGTCATCCGGGCGCTGGCGCTGCGCGAGATCGGCCTTGGCGACTGGTGGCGGGTGGCCCTGCGCGAACTGCCGACCGGCCTTGTGCTCGGGGCGATCCTCGGCGTCGTCGGCGTCTGCCGCATCACGCTGTGGCAGTATCTCGGCTTCTACAACTATGGCCCGCACTGGGAACTGATCGCGGCGACAGTGGGTGCCGCGCTGATCGGCATCGTCACCTTCGGCTCGCTCTCCGGGTCGATGCTGCCGTTCGCGCTGAAGCGCATCGGCTTCGATCCGGCAAGCGCCTCGGCGCCGTTCGTCGCCACGCTGGTCGATGTCACCGGCCTGGTGATCTACTTCTCGGTGGCGCTGGTGATCCTGCGCGGTACGCTGCTGTAG